From Verrucomicrobia bacterium S94, the proteins below share one genomic window:
- a CDS encoding methyltransferase domain-containing protein — protein sequence MNGIAKTDKHDEVSRYYGKTLQHSDDLKTNACCTIQAYPDYIQTPLSMIHEEVSAKYYGCGLTLPFELENCRILDLGSGSGRDCFIASYLTGPEGYVVGIDMTDEQLEVANRHIDYQMNRFGYDHPNVEFRKGLIEKLDEAGLEDESFDIVISNCVINLCPDKEAALREIYRVLKPGGEFYFSDVYADRRIPPNLSDDPVLYGECLSGALYEHDFIRLARRQGFNDPREVTRDPIRIENNHIQDRVGHIRFGSITYRLFKLSELEDACENYGQAVRYNGTLLYSPDIFELDARNRFEKGRMYQVCGNTFNMLVFCLRWNWTKPSFKLDSTNGGQNAKEKTLHGRTEGRHCYESPGRPGAGFRYLCKA from the coding sequence ATGAATGGAATTGCCAAAACAGATAAGCATGATGAAGTCAGCCGTTACTATGGAAAAACGCTGCAACATTCAGATGATCTTAAAACGAATGCCTGTTGTACAATTCAAGCATATCCTGACTATATCCAGACTCCGCTTAGTATGATTCATGAAGAGGTAAGCGCCAAATATTATGGCTGTGGTCTGACACTTCCTTTCGAGCTGGAGAATTGTCGTATTCTCGATTTGGGTTCCGGTTCCGGCCGAGACTGCTTTATTGCGTCGTACCTCACTGGTCCGGAAGGTTATGTCGTAGGCATCGATATGACAGATGAGCAACTGGAAGTGGCCAATCGTCACATTGATTATCAGATGAATCGATTCGGTTACGATCATCCGAATGTGGAATTTCGTAAAGGATTGATTGAGAAACTGGATGAGGCCGGACTGGAGGACGAGTCCTTCGATATTGTGATTTCAAATTGTGTGATCAATCTCTGTCCTGATAAAGAAGCGGCCCTGCGTGAGATTTACCGCGTACTTAAGCCCGGTGGTGAATTCTATTTCTCTGATGTCTATGCGGACCGCCGTATTCCGCCGAATCTGAGCGATGATCCAGTACTTTACGGGGAATGTCTCAGTGGTGCGTTGTATGAGCACGATTTCATCCGTCTTGCTCGACGGCAAGGTTTCAACGATCCGCGTGAAGTGACTCGTGATCCAATTCGCATCGAAAACAACCATATCCAAGATCGGGTAGGCCATATTCGTTTCGGTTCCATTACCTATCGACTCTTCAAACTCTCCGAGTTGGAGGACGCTTGCGAGAACTATGGGCAGGCGGTTCGCTACAACGGAACGCTGCTTTATTCACCAGATATTTTTGAGCTGGATGCCAGGAATCGCTTTGAAAAAGGCCGGATGTACCAAGTCTGTGGGAACACCTTCAACATGCTGGTGTTTTGCCTCAGATGGAATTGGACAAAACCTTCGTTCAAGTTAGATAGTACGAATGGAGGACAGAATGCCAAAGAGAAGACACTTCACGGCCGAACAGAAGGCCGACATTGTTATGAGTCACCTGGTCGACCAGGTGCCGGTTTCCGATATCTGTGTAAAGCATGA
- a CDS encoding IS3 family transposase produces MREQTGLALSWLLAKASLGKSRFYDWRKRYGKLNEHNGKIPRDNWLLANETEKIVNWYKEHPFDGYRRCCYMMMDADVVAVSPATVYRVLSKAGMLNNRNVRPSRKGTGFTQPLKAHAHWHIDISYINCGGTFYYLCTVLDGFSRLIVHYELKEQMKEADVELILQRAREKYPDAAPRIISDNGPQFIARDFKEFIRLTGMTHVRTSPYYPQSNGKLERYHKSLKTECIRPRSAETQDEARRNIDEYVTYYNTIRLHSSLGFITPGQMLDGKQKEIFEEREMKLSKAREERRIKRSKIRELTN; encoded by the coding sequence ATCCGGGAACAGACCGGGCTGGCCCTGAGCTGGCTTCTTGCTAAAGCATCTCTTGGTAAAAGCCGGTTTTATGACTGGCGTAAACGATACGGAAAACTCAATGAGCACAATGGTAAAATACCTCGGGACAACTGGTTGCTGGCGAATGAAACCGAAAAGATTGTTAACTGGTATAAAGAGCATCCGTTTGATGGATATCGCAGGTGCTGCTATATGATGATGGATGCGGATGTTGTTGCGGTCAGTCCGGCCACGGTGTACAGAGTCCTTTCAAAAGCAGGGATGCTGAACAATCGGAACGTACGCCCGTCCAGGAAGGGAACCGGCTTCACTCAGCCATTAAAAGCCCATGCTCATTGGCATATTGATATTTCCTACATCAACTGTGGCGGCACCTTTTATTATCTGTGCACGGTACTCGATGGATTCAGCCGGTTGATCGTTCACTATGAGCTCAAGGAACAGATGAAAGAGGCCGACGTAGAGCTGATTCTTCAGCGTGCGAGAGAAAAATATCCTGATGCGGCTCCGAGAATTATAAGTGATAACGGCCCGCAGTTCATCGCCCGGGATTTCAAGGAGTTTATTCGTCTGACAGGCATGACGCATGTGAGAACCAGCCCGTATTATCCGCAGAGCAACGGTAAGCTTGAGCGTTATCATAAAAGTCTGAAAACCGAATGCATTCGTCCCAGAAGTGCAGAAACTCAGGATGAAGCTCGTCGGAATATTGATGAATATGTTACCTATTACAACACGATCCGCTTACACAGTTCGCTTGGATTTATCACACCCGGGCAAATGCTGGATGGGAAGCAGAAAGAAATATTTGAAGAGCGGGAAATGAAGTTATCGAAAGCCCGGGAAGAGCGCCGAATAAAGCGGAGCAAAATCCGGGAGTTAACCAACTAA
- a CDS encoding sigma-70 family RNA polymerase sigma factor, whose protein sequence is MSDSKLELSEAWVDEHGDALFSYALSRLQNRASAEDAVQETFLAAIRIQDQFSGKSSIRTWLIGILKHKIVDLIRKENREQPLDDTESIEVATELFFDRKGRWRVKPPEWNSHPGRLLEQKEFMAVLHQCLMHLPGRLHRLFVLRELECMDSEEICKDMGITSTNLWVMLYRARMQLRDCLTRNWFEERS, encoded by the coding sequence ATGTCTGACTCCAAGTTGGAGCTATCGGAGGCCTGGGTGGATGAGCATGGAGATGCTCTGTTCAGCTATGCTTTAAGCCGGCTTCAAAACCGTGCTTCGGCTGAGGATGCGGTGCAGGAAACGTTTTTGGCGGCCATACGCATACAGGATCAATTCTCTGGTAAATCTTCGATTCGGACCTGGCTTATCGGGATTCTGAAGCATAAAATTGTGGACCTCATCCGCAAAGAGAATCGAGAGCAACCTTTGGATGATACAGAATCTATAGAGGTGGCGACTGAACTTTTTTTTGATCGTAAAGGGCGGTGGCGGGTTAAACCCCCTGAATGGAACTCCCATCCTGGCCGGTTGTTAGAACAGAAAGAGTTTATGGCGGTGTTACACCAGTGCCTGATGCATTTGCCCGGCCGGCTTCACCGGCTGTTTGTTTTACGGGAACTTGAATGCATGGATTCGGAAGAAATCTGTAAGGATATGGGCATAACTTCGACCAACCTATGGGTCATGCTTTACCGCGCCCGCATGCAATTGCGGGATTGTCTGACCCGGAACTGGTTTGAAGAGAGGAGCTGA
- a CDS encoding radical SAM protein, producing MEPVNDVVIHRDFSRWNVTPTGEPRGYIQPKVLDELWFHTGTICNLSCPFCLEGSKPGDNRLNPITLDDVKPFIDEALSMGVEQFSFTGGEPFIIPEIIEILDYALNFKPCLVLTNATEPLVNRLGRLISLTTKPHPLSLRVSLDYPDPEKHDAGRGRGNFNLALKTMKQVHRFGFRISIARQRSENENVEAVNQAYRPFFEKAGLPADTHIVVFPEFHEPGSHPGVPHITESCMTTYKTAAERDRFMCSFSKMVVKQAGRMRVYACTLVDDDEDYDLGGSLSEAMQVRVMLKHHRCYTCFAAGASCSEL from the coding sequence ATGGAACCAGTAAATGATGTCGTTATCCATCGGGATTTCAGCCGCTGGAACGTTACTCCGACCGGCGAACCGCGCGGCTATATTCAGCCGAAAGTGCTTGATGAGCTCTGGTTCCACACCGGGACGATCTGCAACCTGAGCTGTCCGTTCTGCCTTGAAGGTTCGAAACCGGGAGATAATCGACTTAATCCAATAACGTTGGATGATGTGAAACCATTTATTGACGAAGCGCTGAGTATGGGCGTGGAGCAGTTTTCTTTCACCGGGGGAGAGCCGTTCATTATTCCGGAAATTATTGAGATCCTCGATTATGCGCTCAATTTTAAACCCTGCTTGGTGTTGACGAATGCTACGGAACCACTGGTCAATCGCCTGGGTCGGCTTATTTCTTTGACGACGAAACCGCATCCGCTCAGTCTGCGCGTCAGCCTGGATTATCCTGATCCGGAAAAACATGATGCCGGGCGCGGACGCGGCAATTTCAATTTGGCGCTTAAAACCATGAAGCAGGTTCACCGGTTCGGATTCAGGATATCTATTGCGCGTCAGCGTTCAGAAAATGAAAACGTCGAAGCTGTTAATCAGGCCTACCGTCCCTTCTTTGAGAAAGCCGGTCTCCCGGCAGATACCCATATTGTGGTTTTCCCCGAATTTCATGAACCGGGCTCTCATCCTGGCGTTCCGCATATTACGGAATCGTGCATGACAACCTATAAAACGGCTGCAGAGCGTGACCGGTTTATGTGCAGTTTCAGTAAAATGGTGGTAAAGCAGGCCGGGCGTATGCGTGTTTATGCCTGCACGTTGGTTGATGACGACGAGGATTATGATCTTGGCGGCAGTCTGTCGGAAGCGATGCAGGTTCGAGTGATGCTCAAGCACCACCGTTGTTATACCTGCTTTGCCGCCGGTGCTTCTTGCAGTGAATTATAG
- a CDS encoding zf-HC2 domain-containing protein: MLSCKEVSRLISESLDRKLPFRQRIGVRMHLMMCSLCRRYRAQAVYLRYLFTHIAGDDRKGTFPEERLSEPARERIKQILRNNRN, from the coding sequence ATGCTCTCGTGCAAAGAAGTATCCAGACTGATATCTGAGTCACTGGACCGCAAACTGCCGTTCCGGCAGCGTATCGGTGTGCGGATGCATCTGATGATGTGTTCGCTGTGCCGAAGGTACAGGGCGCAGGCTGTATATCTCCGGTATCTGTTTACTCATATCGCTGGAGATGACAGGAAGGGAACATTTCCGGAGGAGCGGCTTTCTGAGCCGGCGCGTGAACGCATTAAACAGATACTCCGAAACAACCGGAATTAG
- a CDS encoding DUF547 domain-containing protein — protein sequence MKITVVLWMLAGSWFIPAVHAFDHTYESYNQMLTDYVEAGSVHYAGLKADPELLQDVLEKMGHVKKTEFNQWSMKHQLAYLINLYNVSTLQLVTLHYPVKSIKDIGSFFKGPWDQKIVPLFGEMITLNTLEHKIIRRWYREPRVHMALVCAARGCPPLRSEAYTAVLLDAQLDDQSRTYLSSPEGLVIDRVQGVVYLSAIFKWYGDDFESVEGFVEQYGRHALTNLKITYIDYDWSLNKQED from the coding sequence ATGAAAATCACGGTTGTTTTATGGATGCTGGCTGGAAGCTGGTTTATTCCCGCAGTTCATGCATTTGATCATACGTATGAATCGTATAATCAGATGCTAACGGATTATGTGGAAGCGGGTTCTGTACATTATGCAGGGCTGAAAGCCGATCCGGAGTTGCTGCAGGATGTGCTGGAGAAAATGGGGCATGTGAAAAAGACAGAATTCAATCAATGGAGCATGAAGCATCAACTCGCTTATCTGATTAATCTCTACAATGTATCAACACTGCAGCTGGTGACTCTGCATTATCCGGTTAAATCCATTAAGGATATCGGTAGCTTTTTTAAAGGACCATGGGATCAAAAGATTGTGCCGTTATTCGGTGAAATGATCACACTTAATACCCTGGAGCATAAAATTATCCGCCGTTGGTATAGAGAACCCCGCGTACACATGGCGCTGGTCTGTGCGGCCAGGGGGTGCCCGCCGCTTCGTTCCGAAGCTTATACCGCTGTATTGCTGGATGCGCAGCTGGATGATCAAAGCCGTACGTATCTTTCTTCACCGGAGGGATTGGTGATCGATCGTGTGCAGGGTGTGGTTTATCTCTCGGCTATTTTCAAATGGTACGGGGACGATTTCGAATCCGTTGAAGGTTTTGTTGAGCAGTATGGGCGGCATGCCTTAACAAATCTAAAAATCACCTATATCGATTATGACTGGTCGCTGAACAAACAGGAGGATTGA